The Entelurus aequoreus isolate RoL-2023_Sb linkage group LG03, RoL_Eaeq_v1.1, whole genome shotgun sequence genome contains the following window.
CCAAATACTGGACTACAACACAGTCTGACCACCCAAATACTGGACTACAACACCCAAATACTGGACTACAACACCCAAATACTGGACTACAACACCCAAATACTGGACTACAACACCCAAATACTGGACTACAACACAGTCTGACCATTCTCACGTCACTTCTACTCGCCTTGTTAATGTCACACCTCTAGTTCtgctttttttacttgaacaatgctttggagtgcatgagaaagtggaaattAAAACTCTTTGACCACATGTTGGCTTATCAGCGAGTATACTGTACAACAATACAACCAATGTTGAAATAGCACTAAACTATAagtaagtgcacacacacacacacacacacacacacacacacacacacacacacacacacatgtgcactTACTATTTCTACTGGGTATATGTAAGTAAGTCCACACAAAAAGAGACACTTGCACTTACTACTCCTACTGGGTATACAGTGTATGTAAGTAAGTTTACACTCACACTaaagtgcacacacaaacacatttggacttactacttctactgggtatATGTAAGTAAGTGCACACACAAAAAGACATGTGCACTTACTACTACTGGGTATTTGTAAGTAAGTGCACACACAAAAAGACACGTGCACTTCTACTGGGTATATGTAAGTAAGTGCACACACAAAAAGACACGTGCACTTCTACTGGGTATATGTAagtaagtgcacacacacacacaaaagtgcacACAAAAAGACACGTGCACTTACTACTCCTACTGGGTATATGTAAGTAAGTGCACACACACCTAAAAAAGTGCACACAAAACACACGTGCACTTACTACTACTGGGTATACGTAagtaagtgcacacacacacacacaaaaagtgcACACAAAAACACAGGTGCACTTACTACTCCTACTGGGTATTTGTAAGTaactgcacacacacaccaaaaagtgcacacacaaacacatgtgcacttactactactactgggtaTACGTGAGTaagtgcacacacaaaaaaagtgcacacaaaaacacatgCACTTACTACTCCTACTGGGTATAAACGTAAgtaagtgcacacacacaaaaagtgcacacaaaaacacatgtgCACTTACTATTCCTACTAGGTAAACGTAagtaagtgcacacacacacaagtcattttGGTGATTATACTTAGTAGAAATGATAAGTAGTAAGTGCACATgcgttcctgtgtacttactacttctactgggtatAAAGAGTAAGTGCACACGTTTCCTGTGTACTTACCATTTCTACCGAGTATAAGTAGTAAGTGCACatatgttcctgtgtacttactactgctACTGGGTATAAAGAGTAAGTGCACACGTTTCCTGTGTACTTATCATTTCTACTGAGTATAAGTAGTAAGTGCACATgcgttcctgtgtacttactacttctactgggtatAAAGAGTAAGTGCACATGTTTCCTGTGTACTTATCATTTCTACTGAGTATAAGTAGTAAGTGCACATgcgttcctgtgtacttactactactgGGTATAAGTACACATGCTCTTTTGTACTTACTATACTCGGTGTAAGAACACGTGTACTTATTTCTACTGAGTGTAAGACTTACACACAGGAACAAGTGCACTTACTATTTACACTGTAAGTAGTAAGTGCACActtgttcctgtgtacttactattaCTGGGTATAAATGCACATGCTCCTGTGTACTTACTCCTACTGTGTATAAGTTTTTCTGTATACTTACTGTTGTACTTATCATTGCTACTGAGTAAAAGTAATAAGTGCACATGCGTTCCTGTGTGCTGACTACTTCTACTGTGTGTAAGTGTTAGTGTACTTATATACTTTTTGATACAAGTGGTAAGTGCACATGGGTCCTGCTACTGGGTATAAGTAGTAagtgcacatgtgtcactgtgtacttactactgctACTGGGTATgaatagtaagtacacatgtttcCTGTGTACTTATCCTTTCTACTGAGTATAAGCAGGAAGTGCACATGCGTTCTTTTGTACTTACTACTACTGGGTATAAGTACATGtgctcctgtgtacttactacttctactgtgtATAAGTTGTTCTGTATACTTACTGCTGTACTTATCATTTCTACTGAGTATAAGTAGTAAGTGCACATgcgttcctgtgtacttactactgctACTGGGTATAAAGAGTAAGTACACATGTTTCCTGTGTACTTACCATTTCTACTGAGTACAAGTAGTAAGTGCACATgcgttcctgtgtacttactacttttacaGGGTGTAAGAGGGAGAGGCGATTAGATGAAGTAACGCTGCCACCCAGCTGCAGGCTGGTGTATCGCtctaacatgaatactagagtgtggacaaaaataataaaaaaatctccCTCGCTGCTCACGCTCTCCAAACACTGAGCTCGTGTTCTCGTTATGtttttgacaaataaaatgtaacacttacagtatttaattattttatttttattttttttagacatgtatctcgtgcgcacgagaaacttgttataaagttataaaaaaataaaataaaataaatgtacatttgtattttatttaatttttttttagacatgtatcttgtgcgcacgagaaacttgtaataaagttataaaaaaaaaaattaaaattacatttaaaaaaaaaaaatttttttagacatgtatcttgtgcccACGAGAAACttgttataaagttataaaaaaatatttaaaaaatttacatttgtattttatttttattttttttagacatgtatcttgtgcgcatgagaaacttgtaataaagttataaaatatatatatatatatatattactttttatttttttttattttttttttttagacatgtatctcgtgcccacgagaaacttgttataaagttataaaaaaaaaaaaaattacattttcattatatttttatttttttagaaatgtatctcgtgcgcacgagaaacttgttataaagttataaaaaaaaaaaaaaaaaaatttttttttatttttttttaaaattttttagacatgtatctcgtgcgcacgagaaacttgtaataaagttctaaaaaaaaattacatttgtatttttttttttttttttttagacatgtatcttgtgcgcacgtacggagcccctaaagggacatgggaatttttttttttttagacatgtatctcgtggccacgagaaagtatctcgtggccacgagaaactttctcgtggccacgagaaactttttataaaaaaaaataaaaataaaaataattttttttttttttttttttaataaaaagtttctcgtgcgcacgagaaactttctcgaggccacgagaaactttctcgaggccacgagaaactttctcgaggccacgagaaactttctcgaggccacgagaaactttctcgaggccacgagaaactttctcgaggccacgagaaactttggaTGCGTGCGCACGAGAGAGCATATTGGATGCATGCGCGTGGTTTGAGGtgcgtgttaaaatggcagtttagaagTTAATTCGGCTCTATTTCCAACAAAAACGTTCCCTCCCCCATAATCTCCCGTTGCTCAGCAGTTTTGCTcccttttattaaaaaaagatggCTGCAGTAGATTTATTCATGTTCCTTCAAATGCGGAATATACCTGAAAGTGTCATCAACAAACTAAAAGAAGACAAGGTGAGGATATTTTTTAACTATTATATAAAGTAAAAAATTGCCTACTTTTAATGTTGCTATTTTACTGTAGAAAATACCATTTAGCAAAAGTTTTGCTTTTTACAGATCGACACCAATGTCATAGGCATTATGACAGATAAGGAGTTAAGCAAGTATATCGAAAGATATGGGGATCGACTTGCGCTCAGAGCATTTTGCCGTCAAAGAACTGTGACAAACGAAGAGTCGGGAGGAGCAGAGACAGTGAAGTCCTCCCTCATGCAGAAATTAAGAGACAGGTTAAGAACTCCTAACACTGGCATACAAGGCACCGCTACTGGCCAAAAAAATGCAGCCAAAATCACCCGGCGGGTTGAAATGGGATGGCTCCACTTTGAGAGTGGAATGTATCACCAGGTTAGAACGAGAAAAGGAGGAGGAACACGGAATCTGTCCGTCCAGAAATCAGTGACTATGGGTGAACTGTTGGAGACAGGCAAATGCTTGTTTTTTGCAAATGGGCATTCATCAAAAGGACTGATGGAAGACTTCGAGTTTGACATTTGTGATTACAGTCACAGTCCTGTGCCCCGGGAAGTCACGGTGGGCCAGCTGTACGAACAGACTAAACTAAAAATGCTACGCATCTACACAGCCACCAAGTCTAACAAGATTATACTTCTCTCTGATGAATCATCGGACTTCGAGCCAACACAGAAAAGGCCACTGAAGGTAATTTATCCTCTGCCACATTTGTGATATCAATACATATGCTACTGtaggtattccatttatattgattgcatgcgtcaccaggctctgctttttatccatagacttatcagatttatttttttattatctatagcaggggtgtcaaaagtgtggcccgcagGCCATTTGCggaccacagctaatgttttaaaggcccacggcacattctaaaaatactattaaaataaacaaaaacataacaaaagtggaatgaAAAAGCTTAgaggtgaaatgtcatttagaaaaagttgcaatgttgactaataaaacaaagatgtttctttctttaaaactgtcattgctcaaaacataatattcaatcaaaattaatgttattatgaattattgacctatccaaggcagctgagataggctccagcaccccccgtgatccagaaagggacaagcggtagaaaatggatggatggatggatgtttgccataaaaaaacatagttttctttgacaaaaagggtatagaataaacaaacaaaacaacattaaaaaaacttaGAAATGAGGGATACATCTGAAGTTAATGTagactagagatttaagcgtaaataaaaaatgtatgtatgccctggcacaccatcatcatcatttcatgacccaagcaaaaaagtttttacacttttatactgaaataaatacacctacgacttattaaataataatacagaaaacaataaagtttgaatccatgaaggaaagaagaaagtgaatgaatgtttataactgaatacatttacatatgcattaaaatgtgttttcttttgtattatttttttaatgaattaagtaacgtttataacaacctttttccaaaacacaatatacaatatGTCATCTGAGAAActgacattgtaaaaaaaaaaatttatttcagtaggccattaagggcttgaaattcaaatagctttcaaatgacaaaacttcaactCACGCAcaggataatacatacatttgtaatttgttttgaaaagcttacaaaaaagtggaaccccaaaaatgtagtgtgggaccccattttgaaaattcttagTGCCAACACTGATTATGGTTGTGTACCACACCTGTCTCATATGCACAGGTATGATGGATATGATgttgatacatatttattgttcTCAAACATTAGCCAATTTAATAAGTTTCACCTTTGCTTTCTTACCTGTGCTGCTATTCAATGTGACCTGTACTTTCACAGATGTCATTTATTTTTTAGGATAAATCTATTGTCTTATTTCTATGTCAAGTCTATAAGCTCACAATTTGCTGCTCACCTTTTTATAGGCTAGGACAATGAAGACACGATCCTTGAGGAACAAGACCAGGAGACTCAATCAAGTGGATCATCCAGAGAGCTCCTCTGATTTAGATCTGGCTCCCAGTGGCTCAATGCAGCAAAACCATGAACAAGTAAGCACTTGTATTGCATTTTTATGGAACCAGTCTGTGCTAAACAGTACAGAACTTGTGTTGTCTGAAGATTTTATTGTACCAAAATGTTCAGTATTCTTTAAaattcaaacatatttttatagTTATAGTTTTCTGTAGTGTCATTTAAATCAAATCTGCGCTGAGCTATATTTATTATAAATCACAGGTGAAATATATGAGGACACAGAAATGGCCTTTAAGAAACCATAATTTATAGTTTTAAATCTGCAGTTAAGATGGAAATCTGCGAACGCTTTGAGTTTAATCCTACATTAAGTAAAAATGCATACACCAAATAATTTACTCAGGTGCAGAGTGTTATAGTCACATGAATATACATAGCAGCTTGGATGAGATTATTCAAACTatagataatataataattacacaaataataatacatttgtttgttttcttggtTTTTATATTAAATTATCAATAGAGAGGAGAGACAATCAGCCATTCAAGATCAGCAACTCCTGAGATGGGTAACACAGAGCTCCTGCATCCACGACCTACTGAGGATGTTGGCAGTCATACTCAGCAGTCAACAAGAAGGCATGGATCTGAAGATGACTGTTTAACGCCTGTGCCAAATCAAGATGCAGACCTGTTGTTAAGTGATGTCTCAGATTCCGCTCTTAATCCTGCCATTCCACAATCTCTTGAGGACTCTGAAGTGAAGTTTGGACCCACTGTTGGTGATGATAGTGATACTCAAGACACCACTCTTCCCTGGAATCCAGATGACTTGAGCAGCATGCAGGTA
Protein-coding sequences here:
- the LOC133645984 gene encoding uncharacterized protein LOC133645984; its protein translation is MAAVDLFMFLQMRNIPESVINKLKEDKIDTNVIGIMTDKELSKYIERYGDRLALRAFCRQRTVTNEESGGAETVKSSLMQKLRDRLRTPNTGIQGTATGQKNAAKITRRVEMGWLHFESGMYHQVRTRKGGGTRNLSVQKSVTMGELLETGKCLFFANGHSSKGLMEDFEFDICDYSHSPVPREVTVGQLYEQTKLKMLRIYTATKSNKIILLSDESSDFEPTQKRPLKARTMKTRSLRNKTRRLNQVDHPESSSDLDLAPSGSMQQNHEQRGETISHSRSATPEMGNTELLHPRPTEDVGSHTQQSTRRHGSEDDCLTPVPNQDADLLLSDVSDSALNPAIPQSLEDSEVKFGPTVGDDSDTQDTTLPWNPDDLSSMQHSTINDGPVSSSSLPASPDPFDQEILILKLRRVNIVDDVLNVFMDPKVLNASLRMEFTNEKAMDSDGVSREAYSAFWDHFLDQCEGEDERSVWI